A window of Rhododendron vialii isolate Sample 1 chromosome 13a, ASM3025357v1 contains these coding sequences:
- the LOC131313727 gene encoding transcription factor TCP2, translating to MEVDKVQTQGCKFPRIGNNGRGSDWGNRIGQKGEEVEQYPDDEDDGGGEVKIGGGGSEMGGVGRLSMWPSSRIVRVSRASGGKDRHSKVLTSKGLRDRRVRLSVTTAIQFYDLQDRLGVDQPSKAVEWLLKAAAKSIDELGPISASFPDTPTKQLSDEKRPRLMDSAEVELECELNPNYQQQQHGSLSKSACSSNSETSKGSGLSLSRSENRVKARERARERRAEKEKEKGSETTTRVSNRPNTNHISQSSFTELLTGGINNVNNSNSSSNNNNGSPNGSGQQFQKTTRHWSSVTAAPMDYFSSGLLSPSTSRQHHLSGFSAQMGGNTLQQQSMTTISPFNHHHPEMHQHFSFVPDQSDYNLNFTISSTGLAHAGLNRGTLQSNSQPSSLLPHLQRLSSPIDGSNVPFFAAQNAAPMENHHHHQFPDGLDGRLQLCYGDGGGRQSDHKGKGKS from the coding sequence ATGGAGGTGGACAAGGTTCAAACTCAGGGATGCAAGTTTCCGAGGATCGGCAACAACGGCAGAGGCAGCGATTGGGGCAACAGAATAGGGCAAAAGGGGGAAGAGGTGGAACAGTACCCGGACGATGAGGACGACGGCGGCGGAGAGGTCAAAATCGGAGGAGGCGGGAGCGAAATGGGCGGCGTCGGCAGGCTCTCCATGTGGCCGTCGTCGCGAATCGTTAGGGTTTCGAGGGCTTCCGGCGGGAAAGACCGTCACAGCAAGGTCTTGACATCGAAGGGGCTTCGCGACCGCCGCGTACGCCTCTCGGTCACCACCGCCATCCAGTTTTACGACCTTCAGGACCGGTTGGGGGTCGATCAGCCCAGCAAGGCCGTGGAGTGGCTTCTTAAGGCCGCGGCGAAGTCCATCGACGAGCTTGGCCCGATAAGCGCTTCGTTTCCCGACACCCCTACTAAGCAGCTGAGTGATGAAAAAAGGCCCAGGTTAATGGATTCTGCTGAGGTGGAACTGGAATGTGAATTGAATCCGAATtatcagcagcagcagcatggTTCTTTGTCTAAATCGGCTTGTAGTAGCAATTCGGAGACCAGTAAGGGATCTGGGTTATCTCTATCACGGTCTGAGAATCGGGTAAAAGCACGAGAACGGGCAAGGGAGAGGAGGGCggagaaagagaaggagaaaggGAGTGAAACCACGACTCGGGTTTCCAATCGTCCTAATACGAACCACATTTCCCAGAGCTCTTTCACTGAGCTTCTCACCGGTGGGATTAACAACGTGAAtaacagcaacagcagcagcaacaacaacaacggtAGTCCGAATGGATCGGGTCAACAGTTCCAGAAGACGACAAGGCATTGGTCTTCGGTGACGGCGGCTCCGATGGATTACTTTTCCTCGGGGCTTCTCTCTCCGTCCACCTCCCGACAACATCACTTATCTGGGTTTTCAGCACAAATGGGGGGGAACACGCTGCAGCAACAGTCGATGACCACGATTTCGCCCTTCAACCATCACCACCCGGAGATGCACCAGCACTTCTCCTTCGTCCCAGACCAGAGTGACTACAACCTCAACTTCACGATCTCTTCCACCGGCCTTGCTCACGCTGGTTTGAACAGGGGGACCCTTCAGTCCAATTCACAGCCGTCTTCTCTGTTGCCTCACCTCCAGAGGTTATCATCTCCTATTGACGGATCAAATGTACCCTTTTTCGCGGCTCAGAATGCTGCTCCTATGGAaaaccatcatcatcatcagttcCCAGATGGTCTTGACGGCCGCTTGCAACTCTGCTACGGCGATGGCGGCGGCCGGCAATCGGACCACAAAGGGAAAGGAAAGAGCTAA